In Methanothermus fervidus DSM 2088, a single genomic region encodes these proteins:
- a CDS encoding hypothetical protein (KEGG: mth:MTH591 hypothetical protein~SPTR: O26691 Conserved protein), which translates to MIGKLFGKKKSIESLLDELTKIKRREMEILCELSKHYFDDEKFEKAIDNLLKARDIAEEINDNIYKNYIQESLADIYFTQKKVDESLELYKQLLKNLKGEDRDRVLEKIREVERVKKAMEASKIRGLYKEFPEDSSKKIEVKLDKLKEIADDLVSELKIPEEYLELYRNSSILPLEEAINIAEAIGDEKACSYLYFLYSIRNLRRGWYKHAEKSFDKCIKYSKEAGLRKINSFAKMLRSIVAGGGIIKK; encoded by the coding sequence ATGATTGGCAAGTTATTTGGCAAGAAAAAAAGTATTGAAAGTCTTTTAGATGAATTAACTAAAATTAAGAGAAGAGAAATGGAAATTTTATGTGAATTAAGTAAACATTACTTTGATGATGAAAAATTTGAGAAAGCTATAGATAATCTCCTTAAAGCACGTGACATTGCAGAGGAAATTAATGACAACATATATAAAAATTACATCCAAGAATCATTAGCTGATATATATTTTACTCAGAAAAAAGTAGATGAGAGTCTAGAATTGTATAAACAATTACTTAAAAATCTAAAAGGAGAAGATAGGGATAGGGTCTTAGAAAAAATTCGTGAGGTTGAAAGAGTAAAAAAAGCAATGGAAGCTTCAAAAATTAGAGGTTTGTATAAAGAATTCCCAGAAGACTCTTCTAAAAAAATTGAAGTTAAATTGGATAAATTAAAAGAAATTGCCGATGATTTAGTTTCAGAACTCAAAATCCCAGAAGAATATTTAGAACTTTACAGGAATTCATCAATTTTACCATTGGAAGAGGCTATCAACATTGCTGAAGCAATAGGTGATGAGAAAGCATGCTCTTACCTATATTTTTTATATTCAATTAGAAATTTGAGAAGAGGTTGGTATAAGCATGCAGAAAAATCCTTTGATAAATGTATAAAATATTCAAAGGAGGCAGGCTTGAGAAAGATAAATAGTTTTGCAAAAATGCTTCGCAGTATTGTTGCGGGGGGGGGAATTATCAAAAAGTAG
- a CDS encoding binding-protein-dependent transport systems inner membrane component (COGs: COG0600 ABC-type nitrate/sulfonate/bicarbonate transport system permease component~InterPro IPR000515~KEGG: msi:Msm_0291 nitrate/sulfonate/bicarbonate ABC transporter, permease component, TauC~PFAM: binding-protein-dependent transport systems inner membrane component~SPTR: B9ACK1 Putative uncharacterized protein~PFAM: Binding-protein-dependent transport system inner membrane component) codes for MKKYLEMTLSPLLVIILWSLLTFTNIIPNYILPNPGEVLISFYTLIKNGELFVHAYNTLMRVVLGFLIASAIAIPLGIGIGWSETIENIFNPLIQILRPIPPLAWVPFALIWFGIGLKSEVFIIFIGSFFPILLNTVDAVKGVEKVFIESAYVLGANEQQILTKVVLPGSLPGIVLGMRVGFGIGFMCTVAAEMIAAKSGLGYLIMDSMRLMDTGTMLVGIITIGILGFLIDTIFAKIEKREFKWRGKTT; via the coding sequence GTGAAAAAATATTTAGAGATGACTTTGAGCCCATTGTTGGTAATAATTTTATGGTCATTGTTAACTTTCACAAATATAATACCTAATTATATCTTACCAAACCCAGGTGAAGTTCTTATTTCATTTTATACTCTAATAAAAAATGGTGAATTATTTGTCCATGCATATAATACGTTAATGAGAGTCGTTCTAGGATTTTTAATAGCTTCAGCAATTGCAATACCATTAGGCATTGGAATAGGATGGTCAGAAACAATTGAAAATATTTTTAATCCCCTCATACAAATATTAAGACCCATACCTCCCTTAGCTTGGGTACCTTTCGCATTAATATGGTTTGGTATTGGTCTTAAATCAGAAGTGTTTATAATATTTATCGGTTCTTTTTTCCCAATATTGCTTAATACAGTTGACGCTGTTAAGGGCGTTGAGAAAGTTTTCATCGAAAGTGCATATGTCTTAGGAGCCAATGAACAACAAATATTAACTAAAGTAGTATTACCAGGTTCCCTACCAGGAATTGTATTAGGTATGAGAGTAGGATTTGGTATAGGGTTTATGTGTACTGTTGCAGCAGAGATGATAGCCGCAAAATCAGGATTGGGTTATTTGATCATGGATTCTATGCGGCTCATGGACACTGGAACTATGCTTGTAGGTATCATAACAATAGGAATACTAGGTTTTTTAATCGACACTATATTTGCAAAAATTGAAAAAAGAGAATTTAAATGGAGAGGAAAAACAACATGA
- a CDS encoding endonuclease III ;DNA-(apurinic or apyrimidinic site) lyase (COGs: COG0177 EndoIII-related endonuclease~InterPro IPR004036: IPR011257: IPR003265: IPR003651~KEGG: mth:MTH764 endonuclease III~PFAM: HhH-GPD family protein; iron-sulfur cluster loop~PRIAM: DNA-(apurinic or apyrimidinic site) lyase~SMART: HhH-GPD family protein; iron-sulfur cluster loop~SPTR: O26858 Endonuclease III~PFAM: HhH-GPD superfamily base excision DNA repair protein; Helix-hairpin-helix motif~TIGRFAM: endonuclease III), translating into MKNKKMITIILKKLKELYPEKIKQRDPYKVLIETILSQRTKDENTKKASKKLFSKYDTIEKIANAQEKDLEKLIKCVGFYRVKAKRIKKISKILINKYDGKVPKNLKELLKLPGVGRKTANCVLVYGFNEDAIPVDTHVHRVANRIGLVNTKTPEETEKTLRKIIPRDYWKEVNKLFVEFGKNICKPTNPKHEKCPIKKFCKYVENLEV; encoded by the coding sequence ATGAAAAATAAAAAAATGATTACTATTATTTTAAAAAAATTAAAAGAATTATATCCTGAGAAAATTAAACAACGAGATCCTTATAAAGTGTTGATAGAAACTATTTTATCACAACGTACAAAAGACGAAAATACAAAAAAAGCATCAAAAAAATTATTCTCTAAATATGATACCATAGAAAAAATTGCTAATGCACAAGAAAAAGATCTTGAAAAATTAATAAAATGTGTAGGATTCTATAGAGTTAAAGCCAAAAGAATTAAGAAAATATCTAAAATTTTAATAAATAAATATGATGGTAAAGTACCTAAAAATTTAAAAGAACTTCTAAAATTGCCAGGAGTTGGAAGAAAAACTGCTAATTGTGTGTTAGTTTATGGATTTAATGAGGATGCAATACCTGTAGATACACATGTTCATAGAGTTGCAAATAGAATCGGATTAGTTAATACAAAAACTCCTGAAGAAACAGAGAAAACCCTCAGGAAAATAATACCAAGAGATTATTGGAAAGAAGTTAACAAATTGTTTGTAGAATTTGGAAAGAATATATGTAAGCCAACTAATCCTAAACATGAAAAATGTCCAATAAAAAAATTTTGTAAGTATGTGGAAAATCTAGAAGTTTAA
- a CDS encoding putative circadian clock protein, KaiC (COGs: COG0467 RecA-superfamily ATPase implicated in signal transduction~InterPro IPR010624: IPR014774~KEGG: mth:MTH593 hypothetical protein~PFAM: Circadian clock protein KaiC central region~SPTR: O26693 Conserved protein~PFAM: KaiC): MVDKVPIGIQGMNSLHEGGLIPRGTTTLLYGPPKTGKTLISWHFLYSGLEAGESGILINTESPWKNIAESSKDFGFNFETFFNEGKLFVIDILPSKPKKLSFPNHFSVSVNDITGLILKLSLILQKVKSNVRVVMDSLSYLILFNDEKRILRMLYTYNMRMKAAKGTSMICYHEGSAATKSENMIKALCDNIIHITGDELEVEALASEIFKKRWKYKVTKEGVVIK, from the coding sequence ATGGTTGACAAAGTTCCTATAGGTATTCAGGGAATGAATTCTTTACATGAAGGGGGGTTAATTCCAAGAGGCACTACTACATTATTATATGGTCCTCCAAAAACTGGAAAAACATTAATCTCATGGCATTTTTTGTATTCAGGTCTTGAGGCAGGAGAATCAGGTATTTTGATAAATACAGAATCTCCCTGGAAAAATATTGCAGAAAGTAGTAAGGATTTTGGTTTCAATTTTGAAACCTTTTTTAATGAAGGAAAATTATTTGTTATAGATATTTTACCTTCAAAACCAAAAAAACTATCATTTCCTAATCATTTCTCTGTATCAGTAAATGACATAACTGGTTTAATTTTAAAATTATCATTAATTTTACAAAAAGTAAAATCAAATGTCAGAGTTGTGATGGATTCTTTATCATATTTAATTCTTTTTAACGATGAAAAACGTATCTTAAGAATGTTGTACACATACAACATGAGGATGAAAGCTGCTAAAGGCACAAGCATGATTTGTTATCACGAAGGCTCAGCAGCAACTAAGAGTGAAAACATGATAAAAGCATTGTGCGACAATATCATTCACATAACTGGCGACGAGTTAGAAGTTGAAGCTTTAGCATCTGAAATATTTAAAAAACGTTGGAAATATAAAGTAACAAAAGAAGGCGTGGTAATAAAATGA
- a CDS encoding major facilitator superfamily MFS_1 (InterPro IPR016196: IPR011701~KEGG: mth:MTH761 hypothetical protein~PFAM: major facilitator superfamily MFS_1~SPTR: O26855 Conserved protein~PFAM: Major Facilitator Superfamily), translated as MNDAKKFIILMGIVSLFADMTYEGAKGIAGQYLALLGASAIIVGFTAGFGELAGYAVRFLSGYLSDKTLKHWSITFVGYFINLFAVPLLAFVNRWELATMLLIAERIGKGIRTPPRDAMLSYATAHTGRGWGFGIHEALDQIGAVLGPLIMFTVLYLKGSYKTCFIILALPAILCISILIISYFLYPKPEKLEIETKIGIKSMSKAYWIYVAAASLIALGFADFPLIAYHIKQNFIFSDEIIPLLFSLAMAIDGISALIFGRMFDKFGIVILAVSILLSSFFAPLTFLGGSILVIIGICLWGMGMGVNESIMRSMVTILSPKEKRGSAFGTFHMIFGISWFIGSFIMGFLYEISLVILALFSVATQLSSLIFIYILYKMSYSTELPS; from the coding sequence ATGAATGACGCCAAGAAATTCATAATCCTCATGGGGATCGTAAGTTTATTTGCAGATATGACCTATGAAGGTGCAAAAGGAATTGCAGGACAATATCTAGCACTTTTAGGTGCAAGTGCTATAATTGTAGGATTTACTGCTGGATTTGGTGAATTGGCAGGATATGCTGTCAGATTTTTATCAGGATATTTAAGTGATAAAACATTAAAACATTGGAGTATAACTTTTGTAGGATATTTCATAAATTTGTTTGCAGTGCCTCTTTTAGCATTTGTTAATAGATGGGAACTTGCAACAATGCTTCTCATAGCAGAAAGAATAGGAAAAGGCATTAGAACTCCACCTAGAGATGCAATGTTATCTTATGCTACTGCACATACAGGAAGGGGATGGGGCTTTGGTATACATGAAGCTTTGGATCAAATAGGCGCTGTTCTTGGACCTCTTATCATGTTTACAGTTTTATATTTAAAAGGAAGTTACAAAACATGTTTTATTATTTTAGCATTGCCAGCTATATTATGTATCTCAATTTTAATAATTTCTTATTTTTTATACCCAAAACCTGAAAAACTTGAGATTGAAACAAAAATTGGTATAAAATCAATGAGTAAAGCATATTGGATATATGTAGCTGCAGCTTCACTAATAGCTCTTGGATTTGCGGATTTTCCACTAATAGCATATCACATAAAACAAAATTTTATATTTTCAGATGAAATTATTCCGCTTTTGTTTAGTTTAGCAATGGCTATCGATGGTATATCAGCTTTAATATTTGGAAGAATGTTTGATAAATTTGGAATAGTAATTTTAGCTGTATCCATACTTCTATCATCGTTTTTTGCACCTTTAACATTTCTTGGAGGGAGTATTTTAGTAATTATTGGAATATGTCTTTGGGGAATGGGCATGGGTGTTAATGAATCAATAATGAGATCTATGGTTACAATATTAAGTCCGAAAGAAAAAAGAGGATCAGCATTTGGAACATTTCACATGATTTTTGGTATTTCATGGTTTATAGGAAGTTTCATCATGGGGTTTTTATATGAGATTTCACTGGTTATTTTAGCCCTCTTTTCTGTAGCCACTCAGTTATCTTCTCTTATATTCATATATATCTTATATAAGATGAGTTACTCCACAGAGCTTCCTTCATAG
- a CDS encoding phosphoesterase RecJ domain protein (COGs: COG1107 RecJ-like exonuclease contains DnaJ-type Zn finger domain~InterPro IPR012340: IPR016027: IPR001305: IPR003029: IPR 004365: IPR001667~KEGG: mth:MTH763 hypothetical protein~PFAM: phosphoesterase RecJ domain protein; nucleic acid binding OB-fold tRNA/helicase-type~SPTR: O26857 Conserved protein~PFAM: DHH family; OB-fold nucleic acid binding domain): MIRKCPECKGKGYIVVNYKICEACGGTGYKDFENVKEHVKGIPKNTLEKFDLDEEHGIPCDVCDGKGEIEVRETCKKCKGKGEINVCPKCGKIIKPGLEYCSDCKKKTSVYVLHPACDIEDVEAKKIYRGEVGRIERYGVFVKLNDRVWGLMKDVIPQNYEIGQKVFVKVLDVRPHKGEIDLQPVTLTKPYEIVKVKKEIERTKAKDINEKLIGKTVRVVGEVIQVQQTSGPTLFTIADETDTVWAAAFDEPGIRAYPHIKTGNIVEVIGTVNQHGGKVQIEVASMERLIGKDATRVRELINEAIEKWAEPQYIELYVKSDVLNKLHPKLVDAARTIRRAIFDGRPILVRHHADADGICAGVAIEKAVLPLIRKINPDPEAEWHCFRRSPSKAPFYELEDVVKDLSMALEDCERYDQKLPLLILLDNGSTEEDLVSLMKTKVYDLETVVVDHHYPGEVVDGKVIVDDYVDVHVNPYLVGGDSEIPAGALASEISKMINPKIKDMILHIPGIAAVGDRSQSLEAERYIKLAESKGYSKKDLEKIAACLDFEAFYLRFRDGRGIIDTLLGFSGLDKQRKLVEIVYNEYKRKVKEQLKAALPHVKSRKLPNGIILNVLDVEKYSHKFTFPAPGKTCGFVHDHFVQKKGENTPIVTLAYGPDFAVVRSTETVYKEMGFNLNKVISELKKEIPEASIDGGGHEGVGSMKYVEGLSKKVLESFAKKIAALKP; the protein is encoded by the coding sequence TTGATAAGAAAATGTCCAGAATGTAAAGGGAAAGGTTATATTGTAGTAAACTATAAGATTTGTGAAGCATGTGGTGGAACTGGTTATAAAGACTTTGAAAACGTGAAAGAACATGTTAAAGGAATCCCAAAAAATACTTTAGAAAAATTTGATTTAGACGAAGAACATGGGATTCCCTGTGATGTATGCGATGGTAAAGGTGAAATAGAAGTGCGAGAAACTTGTAAAAAATGTAAAGGCAAAGGTGAAATAAACGTATGTCCAAAATGTGGAAAAATTATTAAACCTGGCTTAGAATATTGTTCAGACTGTAAAAAAAAGACTTCAGTATATGTTTTACATCCTGCATGTGATATAGAGGATGTTGAAGCTAAAAAAATATATAGAGGAGAAGTTGGAAGAATAGAAAGATATGGAGTGTTTGTAAAACTTAATGATCGTGTTTGGGGATTAATGAAAGATGTAATACCTCAAAATTATGAAATAGGGCAAAAAGTATTTGTGAAAGTTTTGGATGTAAGGCCACATAAAGGAGAGATTGACCTTCAACCAGTAACCCTTACTAAACCTTATGAGATAGTTAAAGTCAAAAAAGAAATTGAAAGGACAAAAGCAAAAGATATCAATGAAAAATTAATAGGTAAAACTGTGAGGGTTGTGGGGGAAGTTATACAAGTACAGCAGACTTCAGGACCTACACTCTTCACAATAGCAGATGAAACTGACACTGTTTGGGCAGCTGCATTTGATGAACCAGGTATAAGAGCCTATCCACACATCAAAACAGGTAATATTGTTGAAGTAATTGGCACAGTTAATCAGCATGGAGGTAAAGTGCAAATAGAAGTAGCATCAATGGAAAGATTAATTGGTAAAGATGCTACACGTGTAAGAGAATTAATAAATGAAGCTATTGAAAAATGGGCTGAACCTCAATACATAGAGTTATATGTAAAGAGCGATGTTCTTAATAAACTTCATCCAAAACTTGTTGATGCAGCAAGAACAATAAGACGGGCAATATTTGATGGTAGACCCATATTGGTTAGACATCATGCAGATGCAGATGGAATATGTGCTGGCGTAGCAATTGAAAAAGCAGTGTTACCATTAATACGCAAAATAAATCCAGATCCAGAAGCAGAATGGCATTGTTTCAGAAGATCACCTAGTAAGGCACCATTTTATGAATTGGAAGACGTAGTTAAAGATTTATCTATGGCATTGGAAGATTGTGAAAGGTACGACCAAAAGTTACCATTGCTAATTCTACTAGATAATGGATCCACAGAGGAAGACTTGGTTTCTTTAATGAAAACAAAAGTATATGACTTAGAAACAGTGGTAGTGGATCATCATTATCCAGGAGAAGTTGTTGATGGTAAAGTTATAGTAGATGATTATGTGGATGTACATGTTAATCCATATTTAGTTGGGGGAGATTCAGAAATACCTGCTGGGGCATTAGCATCTGAAATCTCAAAAATGATTAATCCAAAAATAAAAGACATGATTTTACATATACCAGGAATAGCAGCTGTAGGTGACCGATCACAATCTTTAGAAGCAGAAAGATACATAAAACTTGCAGAATCCAAGGGATATAGTAAAAAAGATCTTGAAAAAATTGCAGCATGTTTAGATTTTGAAGCATTCTATTTGAGATTTAGAGATGGTAGGGGTATAATTGATACCTTATTAGGATTTTCAGGTCTTGATAAACAACGAAAATTAGTGGAAATCGTGTACAATGAATATAAACGAAAAGTTAAAGAACAATTAAAAGCTGCTTTACCACATGTAAAATCACGTAAATTACCAAATGGTATTATTTTAAATGTTTTAGACGTTGAAAAATATTCACATAAATTTACGTTTCCTGCTCCAGGTAAAACATGCGGTTTTGTGCATGATCATTTTGTACAAAAAAAAGGTGAAAACACTCCGATTGTTACATTAGCTTATGGACCTGATTTTGCTGTTGTTAGGTCTACAGAAACTGTATACAAAGAAATGGGTTTTAACTTAAATAAAGTTATTTCTGAACTTAAAAAAGAAATACCTGAAGCATCAATAGACGGTGGCGGACATGAAGGCGTTGGTTCTATGAAATATGTGGAAGGTCTTTCTAAAAAAGTTTTAGAATCTTTTGCAAAAAAGATAGCAGCTTTGAAACCTTAA
- a CDS encoding aliphatic sulfonates family ABC transporter, periplasmic ligand-binding protein (COGs: COG0715 ABC-type nitrate/sulfonate/bicarbonate transport systems periplasmic components~InterPro IPR010067: IPR015168: IPR001638~KEGG: mka:MK0601 nitrate/sulfonate/taurine/bicarbonate ABC transporter periplasmic protein~PFAM: NMT1/THI5 like domain protein~SMART: extracellular solute-binding protein family 3~SPTR: Q8TXQ9 Homolog of ABC-type nitrate/sulfonate/taurine/bicarbonate transport systems, periplasmic component~TIGRFAM: aliphatic sulfonates family ABC transporter, periplsmic ligand-binding protein~PFAM: NMT1/THI5 like~TIGRFAM: ABC transporter, substrate-binding protein, aliphatic sulfonates family) — protein MDKKILVVIAIIAVIIAAYGIYNYTAQPKGEVVIGHLKSDHHAALYVALAKGMFEKEGIKVKTIEFKAGPELMRAIASKQIDIGYVGTPPAVTSISKGVPVKIIAAVNEEGSGIVVKKGSGIHSISDLKGKTVAIPMKGSIQDVLLKMVLKQHNIDPKDVNIVEMDVPMMPKALQAGRIDAFIAWEPYVTMAKMKGYGDVLMYSSEIWKDHPCCVVIARDDFINNNPEIVKKFLKVHVEATNYIIAHKDEVASIISKKLGTPVDVEKEAMTHIKYTSVPSQDNIMKFVKILKQIGYIKKDLTKEDIFDLRYLPSS, from the coding sequence ATGGATAAGAAAATATTAGTGGTAATTGCAATAATAGCAGTGATAATAGCTGCCTATGGAATTTACAACTACACAGCACAGCCAAAAGGAGAAGTGGTCATTGGACATTTAAAAAGTGATCATCATGCAGCATTGTATGTTGCATTGGCAAAAGGGATGTTCGAGAAGGAAGGGATAAAAGTTAAAACAATAGAATTCAAAGCTGGACCAGAACTTATGAGGGCTATTGCATCAAAACAAATAGATATTGGGTATGTAGGAACACCACCTGCTGTAACATCAATATCTAAAGGTGTACCTGTAAAAATAATTGCAGCTGTTAATGAAGAAGGTTCAGGAATTGTAGTTAAAAAAGGAAGTGGAATTCATAGCATCAGTGATCTTAAAGGAAAAACCGTTGCAATACCAATGAAAGGTAGTATTCAGGATGTTTTATTAAAAATGGTACTAAAACAACATAACATAGATCCAAAGGATGTAAACATTGTTGAAATGGATGTACCTATGATGCCAAAAGCTTTACAGGCAGGTAGAATAGATGCATTTATTGCATGGGAACCTTATGTTACAATGGCAAAAATGAAAGGTTATGGAGATGTACTAATGTATTCAAGTGAAATATGGAAGGACCATCCATGTTGTGTTGTAATAGCTAGAGACGATTTCATAAATAACAATCCAGAAATTGTCAAAAAATTCTTGAAAGTTCATGTAGAAGCAACAAATTACATAATAGCACATAAAGATGAAGTTGCATCAATAATTTCCAAAAAATTAGGAACACCAGTAGATGTTGAGAAAGAAGCCATGACCCATATCAAATATACATCAGTGCCATCTCAGGACAATATAATGAAATTTGTTAAGATATTGAAACAAATAGGTTACATCAAAAAAGATCTTACAAAAGAAGATATTTTTGACTTAAGATATCTTCCTTCTTCCTAA
- a CDS encoding hypothetical protein (InterPro IPR018975~KEGG: mth:MTH359 hypothetical protein~SPTR: P27373 Cell surface glycoprotein~PFAM: Biotin-protein ligase, N terminal; Lacto-N-biose phosphorylase; Pseudomurein-binding repeat): MNLKAVIVFCILLIVCSVSSVTAANNDEFMIKDVINASYSVKYSIENMHKVPKTINISEVNVTSEQYLYLSTKCVVSLYNGKNEETKIKSFNVSSPINPQGACIQGTLSKMEYINIAKRIQSFVENNSRAPNYANSKLGKISYHTLLYLFANICILYDKEKKLPDYVTLTPIINVAIYNGTDALDESVNGIVQCLSTTNTEKFIVTFSKIDKITYDTLRDFDVLIMPAGISGRSYIKNENISEAAIKNFVYSGKGYIGICAGAFAASSLVVTEDDYYNGWGLAGVTSQATSYIGNITVKITEIGKEILDLNGCLTLWFWNGPVMTGSTALATYLDRYSGNAIIVDNYGNGRVALLGPHPELNPQIPNIILNLIKWVSKCNENISKFSITITNKGSTPTTIKYYVSVYTDTINGSKIFYNEYSLTLNPGEKKVIILGDYPSSYAVSTTLILTNVKKSYVPINLQLKYSIGNCNPQIVEINKYIAPGTFVKVVRYTSRGNYVDIW; the protein is encoded by the coding sequence ATGAATTTAAAAGCAGTAATAGTGTTTTGTATTTTGCTGATTGTATGTTCTGTTAGTTCAGTTACAGCTGCAAACAATGATGAATTCATGATTAAAGATGTAATAAATGCATCATATAGTGTGAAATATAGTATAGAAAACATGCATAAGGTGCCTAAGACAATTAACATTTCAGAAGTAAATGTTACATCTGAACAATATTTATATTTGAGCACAAAATGTGTAGTAAGTTTATACAATGGCAAAAATGAAGAAACTAAAATAAAAAGTTTCAATGTTTCTAGTCCTATAAATCCACAGGGGGCATGCATACAAGGCACATTATCAAAAATGGAATATATAAATATTGCCAAAAGAATTCAATCATTTGTTGAAAATAATTCCAGAGCTCCAAATTATGCTAACAGTAAGTTGGGGAAGATATCATACCACACATTACTTTACCTCTTTGCTAATATATGCATACTATATGATAAAGAGAAAAAGTTGCCAGATTATGTCACATTAACTCCCATTATCAATGTGGCTATTTATAATGGTACTGATGCTTTAGATGAAAGTGTCAATGGGATAGTCCAATGTCTTTCAACAACAAACACTGAAAAATTTATAGTTACATTCTCTAAGATAGATAAAATAACCTATGACACTCTTAGAGATTTTGATGTTTTGATAATGCCTGCTGGAATCTCAGGAAGATCTTACATTAAAAATGAAAACATCTCAGAAGCTGCAATTAAAAATTTTGTTTATAGTGGGAAAGGTTATATTGGTATTTGTGCTGGAGCATTTGCAGCCTCATCATTAGTAGTAACAGAAGATGATTATTACAATGGTTGGGGATTAGCTGGAGTAACATCACAGGCAACATCTTATATTGGTAACATTACTGTGAAAATTACTGAAATTGGTAAAGAAATTTTAGATTTAAATGGTTGTTTAACTTTATGGTTCTGGAATGGTCCAGTAATGACTGGATCAACAGCACTTGCAACTTATTTAGATAGATATTCAGGGAACGCAATTATAGTTGATAATTATGGTAATGGAAGAGTTGCATTATTAGGTCCACATCCTGAATTAAATCCTCAGATACCTAACATTATCCTAAATTTAATAAAGTGGGTATCTAAATGTAATGAAAATATATCTAAGTTTTCAATAACCATAACCAACAAAGGTTCAACACCAACAACCATTAAATATTATGTAAGTGTTTATACAGACACAATAAATGGTTCAAAAATCTTTTATAATGAATATTCACTAACCTTAAACCCAGGAGAAAAGAAAGTTATAATTTTAGGTGATTATCCAAGTAGTTATGCAGTGAGTACGACTCTCATTCTAACGAATGTTAAAAAAAGTTACGTGCCTATCAATTTACAGTTGAAATATAGTATAGGCAATTGCAATCCACAAATAGTTGAAATAAATAAATATATTGCTCCAGGAACATTTGTTAAAGTCGTTAGATATACAAGCCGTGGAAATTATGTAGACATTTGGTAG